The Saccharomonospora cyanea NA-134 genome includes a region encoding these proteins:
- a CDS encoding metal ABC transporter permease — protein MDQLFDIDLTMELLGFDFVQTALLAAAVLGLVAGTLGPLIVMRRMSFAVHGTAELAFTGAAAALLLGVGVGYGALAGAVVAALLLGLLGGRESDRDSVIGVILAFGLGLGVLLLWYYPGRTSNKFGILVGQIVAIEPTDLTALLIAAVVVLVVLALVYRPLLFSSVDPAVATARGVPGGLLAPLFAVLIGVATALGVQIVGALLVVALMVTPAAAAARVTASPLRATVLAVVFAELAALGGIVLSLAPGAPVSFFVTAISFTIYLVCRVVEYVRGRASGVGNGAGEARDEPVSAASPGPAVPRPGTR, from the coding sequence ATGGACCAGTTGTTCGACATCGACCTGACGATGGAGCTGCTCGGCTTCGACTTCGTGCAGACGGCACTGCTCGCGGCGGCCGTGCTCGGGCTCGTGGCGGGAACGTTGGGGCCGCTCATCGTCATGCGCCGCATGTCGTTCGCCGTGCACGGCACCGCCGAGCTGGCCTTCACCGGGGCCGCGGCGGCGCTGCTGCTCGGCGTCGGTGTCGGGTACGGGGCGCTCGCCGGTGCGGTGGTGGCCGCTCTCCTGCTGGGCCTGCTGGGAGGCCGGGAGTCGGACCGTGACTCGGTGATCGGCGTCATCCTCGCCTTCGGGCTCGGACTCGGCGTGCTCCTGCTCTGGTACTACCCGGGGCGCACGTCGAACAAGTTCGGCATCCTCGTCGGCCAGATCGTGGCCATCGAGCCGACCGACCTGACGGCGTTGCTGATCGCGGCCGTCGTCGTGCTCGTGGTGCTCGCCCTCGTGTACCGGCCGCTGCTGTTCTCCAGCGTCGACCCCGCCGTCGCCACCGCGCGGGGCGTACCCGGAGGGTTGCTCGCTCCGCTGTTCGCGGTGCTCATCGGCGTTGCCACCGCGCTGGGGGTGCAGATCGTCGGTGCGTTGCTGGTGGTGGCGTTGATGGTCACCCCCGCCGCGGCGGCGGCGAGGGTGACGGCCAGTCCGCTGCGGGCCACCGTCCTGGCCGTGGTGTTCGCCGAACTGGCCGCACTCGGCGGGATCGTGCTGTCTCTGGCACCGGGCGCGCCGGTCAGCTTCTTCGTCACGGCCATCTCGTTCACGATCTATCTGGTGTGCCGGGTCGTGGAGTACGTCCGCGGCAGGGCGTCCGGTGTCGGCAACGGCGCGGGCGAGGCGCGCGACGAACCGGTCAGTGCAGCATCACCAGGACCTGCAGTTCCCCGACCAGGAACCCGATGA
- a CDS encoding DUF445 domain-containing protein, with protein sequence MEAVLDDLAGNWPLYTAIPVVAALIGYVTKRVAIEMMFRPLDFVGVKGTFLGWQGVVPRHGGRMAATATDLLTKNVLDVAEVFARIDADRLVTEIEQPLLKAVDDITREVLAEHHPRLWERLPPMARDLVVKHIQAGTPRLVRQVLDELRDNVDDILDIKRLSVQRLTQDKALLVKLIRETSRPEMAFIARSGIYFGFFLGIVQSVVWALTKNPLVMPIFGASIGLFTDWLAIKLIFVPRDPVRLPGGLLLHGMFQRRRAEVARQYGEMIANELLTVDNVLDALLNGPRSDRLRAMIRRLVAEAVDEQAEAARPLVNAAIGPQRLDEMKRAAAAKSIERLPVTLLPARSYLSRAMDVANLVEQRMTRMTSTEYEGLLRPAFRQDEWKLVAVGGLIGFLVGELQVLVMLH encoded by the coding sequence GTGGAAGCAGTTCTCGATGATCTCGCCGGGAACTGGCCCCTGTACACGGCGATCCCCGTCGTCGCCGCGCTGATCGGGTACGTCACCAAGCGCGTGGCCATCGAGATGATGTTCCGTCCACTCGACTTCGTGGGGGTGAAGGGCACCTTCCTCGGCTGGCAGGGCGTGGTGCCCCGGCACGGGGGCAGGATGGCCGCGACGGCCACCGACCTGCTCACCAAGAACGTTCTCGACGTCGCGGAGGTCTTCGCCAGGATCGACGCCGACCGGCTCGTCACGGAGATCGAACAACCACTGCTGAAGGCCGTCGACGACATCACCCGGGAGGTGCTCGCCGAACACCATCCCCGGTTGTGGGAGCGGCTGCCGCCCATGGCGCGGGATCTCGTGGTCAAGCACATCCAGGCGGGCACGCCGCGTCTCGTGCGCCAGGTGCTGGACGAACTCCGCGACAACGTCGACGACATCCTCGACATCAAGCGGTTGAGCGTGCAGCGGCTGACCCAGGACAAGGCCCTGCTCGTGAAATTGATCAGGGAGACGTCGCGGCCCGAAATGGCGTTCATCGCCCGTTCGGGTATCTATTTCGGGTTCTTTCTCGGCATCGTGCAGTCGGTCGTGTGGGCGTTGACGAAGAACCCGCTCGTGATGCCGATCTTCGGGGCCTCCATCGGGTTGTTCACCGACTGGCTGGCGATCAAATTGATCTTCGTTCCCCGCGATCCCGTGCGGTTGCCGGGCGGACTTCTGCTGCATGGGATGTTCCAGCGCAGGCGCGCGGAGGTCGCGCGTCAGTACGGCGAGATGATCGCGAACGAGCTGCTCACCGTCGACAACGTGCTTGACGCACTCCTGAACGGACCGAGGTCGGACCGGCTCAGGGCCATGATCCGCAGGCTCGTCGCCGAGGCGGTCGACGAACAGGCCGAGGCCGCCCGCCCACTGGTCAACGCGGCCATCGGACCGCAACGCCTCGACGAGATGAAACGGGCCGCGGCGGCGAAGTCGATCGAACGGCTCCCCGTCACACTGCTCCCCGCGAGGAGCTACCTCTCCAGGGCGATGGACGTGGCCAACCTCGTGGAGCAGCGCATGACACGCATGACCTCCACCGAGTACGAGGGTCTGCTGCGGCCCGCGTTCCGTCAGGACGAGTGGAAGCTCGTCGCTGTGGGAGGGCTCATCGGGTTCCTGGTCGGGGAACTGCAGGTCCTGGTGATGCTGCACTGA
- a CDS encoding TetR/AcrR family transcriptional regulator: MTASTNRRARLRAALDRDLRRTARRLLVSGGLDAVTLAAIAREVGITPPAIYRYYGSRDDLLLALADDLIAELVGELGTAAAAHPDDRPDRQIIAMIRAFPSWAARNRAEYGFVFGTPSPTAGHIHRAIAKSWNAEVGGAFGERYLRLWRQQPFDVPSDSELEPSLRKQLDDYRTVVHLQSMPLGAILVFIECWSRIYASISFDVFGFMSATFTDMTPMHERMCQGICELLGIEYVPPGA, translated from the coding sequence GTGACGGCTTCGACGAATCGACGAGCCCGGTTGCGTGCGGCGCTCGACCGCGATCTGCGGCGCACTGCTCGACGGCTTCTGGTGTCGGGTGGCCTCGACGCGGTCACGCTCGCGGCCATCGCCCGGGAAGTCGGAATCACCCCGCCTGCGATCTACCGCTACTACGGCAGTCGCGACGATCTCCTGCTCGCCCTGGCCGACGATCTGATCGCCGAACTCGTGGGTGAACTCGGGACCGCCGCCGCGGCGCACCCCGACGACCGTCCCGACCGGCAGATCATCGCGATGATCAGGGCCTTTCCGTCCTGGGCGGCGAGGAACCGAGCGGAGTACGGATTCGTTTTCGGCACCCCGTCGCCCACTGCCGGGCACATACACCGAGCCATAGCCAAGTCCTGGAACGCCGAGGTCGGCGGCGCGTTCGGTGAACGGTACCTCCGGCTGTGGCGGCAACAGCCGTTCGACGTGCCCTCGGACAGCGAGTTGGAGCCCTCGCTGCGGAAGCAGTTGGACGACTACCGCACCGTGGTCCATCTGCAGTCGATGCCGCTCGGCGCGATCCTCGTGTTCATCGAATGCTGGTCGCGTATCTACGCTTCCATCTCCTTCGACGTCTTCGGCTTCATGAGCGCGACGTTCACCGACATGACCCCCATGCACGAGCGCATGTGCCAGGGGATCTGCGAACTGCTCGGCATCGAGTACGTTCCGCCCGGAGCGTGA
- a CDS encoding metal ABC transporter ATP-binding protein yields the protein MDVTTTRAAVEVRDAALRFGERTLWSGLGLDVAPGEFLAVLGPNGSGKTSLLRVLLGLQELSAGTVTVAGRKPGRGNERVGYVPQQRAMDDGLTLRGRDLVGLGLDGHRWGLGLRGLRRRRERIEHAIEAVGAQRYADSPVGRLSGGEQQRLRVAQALIGEPDVLLCDEPLASLDLTHQRIVASLIDERRREADTAVLFVTHEINPILPYVDRVLYLVDGQFRIGTPDEVMTSSTLSELYRSRVEVVRVGGQIHVAGAQSALCEDETHHP from the coding sequence GTGGACGTGACGACGACGCGGGCCGCCGTCGAGGTCAGGGACGCGGCGCTGCGGTTCGGCGAACGGACGCTGTGGTCGGGCCTCGGACTCGACGTCGCGCCGGGCGAGTTCCTGGCGGTGCTCGGCCCCAACGGGTCGGGAAAGACGAGCCTGCTGCGCGTGCTCCTGGGACTTCAGGAGCTCAGCGCGGGCACGGTGACGGTGGCGGGCAGGAAACCCGGCAGGGGCAACGAGCGTGTCGGCTACGTACCCCAGCAACGCGCCATGGACGACGGGCTGACGCTGCGGGGCCGCGACCTCGTCGGGCTCGGTCTCGACGGTCACCGCTGGGGCCTCGGTCTGCGTGGGCTGCGGCGACGCCGCGAGCGCATCGAGCACGCGATCGAGGCCGTGGGTGCCCAGCGCTACGCCGACTCGCCGGTGGGCAGGCTCTCCGGCGGTGAGCAACAGCGGCTGCGGGTCGCGCAGGCGCTCATCGGCGAACCGGACGTGTTGCTGTGTGACGAGCCACTGGCGTCACTGGACCTCACCCACCAGCGGATCGTGGCGAGCCTCATCGACGAGCGCAGGCGGGAGGCGGACACGGCCGTGCTGTTCGTCACCCACGAGATCAACCCGATCCTGCCGTACGTCGACCGGGTGCTGTACCTCGTCGACGGCCAGTTCCGCATCGGCACGCCCGACGAGGTGATGACGTCGTCGACGCTGTCCGAGCTCTACCGCTCGCGCGTGGAGGTCGTCAGGGTCGGCGGCCAGATCCACGTCGCGGGTGCGCAGAGCGCGCTCTGCGAGGACGAAACGCACCACCCCTGA
- a CDS encoding SDR family oxidoreductase, with amino-acid sequence MRTALVTGVSRTDGIGFAIARRLLHDGHRVFAHSWSPYDATEPWGADPRGIDGVLAELSGGEALAHLEADFADPDAPERVVRAAVDRFGPLDTLIANHARSSVATLDEVTAAELDLTWAVNVRATLLLVRAFARQYREADPRPLPGRVVLFTSGQHLAPMASEIPYATTKGALHQLTWTLSDALADDGITVNTVNPGPTDTGWADEDLTSSVADRLPRGRWNTPSEAAAVVSLLLSEDAATITANVVDAEGGFRRWQP; translated from the coding sequence ATGCGTACCGCGCTTGTCACAGGGGTCAGCAGGACCGACGGTATCGGGTTCGCCATCGCGCGCAGGTTGCTGCACGACGGGCACCGGGTGTTCGCGCACTCCTGGTCGCCCTACGACGCGACGGAGCCGTGGGGTGCGGACCCGCGCGGAATCGACGGTGTCCTCGCCGAGCTCTCCGGCGGCGAGGCACTGGCACACCTGGAGGCGGACTTCGCGGACCCGGACGCACCCGAACGGGTGGTCCGGGCGGCGGTGGACCGGTTCGGTCCCCTCGACACACTGATCGCCAATCACGCGCGCAGCTCGGTGGCCACGCTCGACGAGGTGACGGCCGCCGAGCTCGACCTGACGTGGGCGGTCAACGTGCGAGCCACACTGCTGCTGGTGCGCGCGTTCGCCCGGCAGTACCGCGAAGCGGACCCACGGCCGCTTCCGGGGCGCGTGGTGCTCTTCACGTCGGGACAGCACCTGGCCCCCATGGCGTCGGAAATCCCCTACGCCACAACGAAAGGCGCGTTGCACCAGCTCACGTGGACCCTCTCGGACGCGCTGGCCGACGACGGGATCACCGTGAACACGGTGAACCCCGGCCCGACGGACACCGGATGGGCGGACGAGGACCTGACCTCCTCGGTCGCCGACCGCTTGCCGCGGGGACGCTGGAACACGCCGTCGGAGGCCGCGGCGGTCGTGTCGCTGTTGCTCAGCGAGGACGCCGCCACGATCACGGCCAACGTGGTCGACGCCGAAGGCGGGTTCCGGCGCTGGCAACCGTGA
- a CDS encoding HhH-GPD family protein, with product MSIDAETLIDWFGTSARDLPWRHADCTPWGVLVSEVMLQQTPVARVLPVWQQWLERWPKPSALASATQGEVVRAWGKLGYPRRALRLHTAATAIADEHGDEVPSDVDTLLGLPGIGAYTARAVAAFAYGRRAPVVDTNVRRVVARAVHGAGEAGPPSTNRDLRDVEALLPDGPDESCAARFSAALMELGALVCTARNPRCADCPIFDTCAWQKAGRPAYTGPARPTQRYGGTDRHVRGLLLDVLRGTTEPVEKARLDLAWPKAGQRDACLDSLLADGLVEQTADGRFALPGEH from the coding sequence ATGTCCATCGACGCCGAGACGCTCATCGACTGGTTCGGCACGAGCGCACGCGACCTGCCGTGGCGACACGCCGACTGCACCCCGTGGGGCGTGCTGGTCAGCGAGGTGATGTTGCAACAGACCCCGGTGGCCAGGGTGCTGCCGGTGTGGCAACAGTGGCTGGAGCGCTGGCCGAAACCGTCGGCTCTCGCCTCCGCCACGCAGGGTGAGGTGGTGCGCGCCTGGGGTAAGCTCGGCTACCCCCGGCGCGCCCTGCGGCTGCATACCGCCGCCACCGCGATCGCCGACGAACACGGCGACGAGGTGCCCTCCGACGTCGACACGTTGCTGGGGCTGCCCGGCATCGGCGCGTACACGGCGCGGGCGGTGGCCGCCTTCGCCTACGGCAGGCGTGCACCGGTGGTGGACACCAACGTTCGTAGGGTGGTTGCGAGAGCCGTCCATGGCGCGGGCGAAGCCGGTCCGCCGTCGACGAACCGGGACCTCCGGGACGTCGAGGCGCTGCTGCCCGACGGCCCGGACGAGTCCTGTGCCGCGCGGTTCTCCGCGGCCCTGATGGAGCTCGGCGCGCTGGTCTGCACGGCCCGCAACCCCCGTTGCGCCGACTGCCCGATCTTCGACACCTGCGCCTGGCAGAAGGCCGGTCGACCTGCGTATACGGGTCCGGCGAGACCGACGCAGCGCTACGGCGGCACCGACCGCCACGTCCGTGGTCTGTTGCTCGACGTGCTGCGCGGAACCACCGAGCCGGTGGAGAAGGCGAGGCTCGATCTGGCGTGGCCGAAGGCCGGGCAGCGGGACGCGTGTCTCGACTCCCTACTGGCCGACGGACTGGTGGAACAGACCGCCGACGGGCGGTTCGCCCTGCCTGGCGAGCATTGA
- a CDS encoding alpha/beta fold hydrolase, whose protein sequence is MPVRSSLASSVVDFGGHGRPIVLLHGLMGRATTWWSVAQWLTAHGHVVGLDARGHGRARRRGSWTTEEFAEDVVNLVEDLDEGPAVLVGHSMGGLHAWVAAAMRPELAAGVVTEDMAVDRRGDTVDVWRAYFESWPVPFRSLAHVSEFFGSLGDYFVECVEERDDGYHLIADLEDLYVIATEWGQRDYWSYLEAVRCPMLVIEAERTSMPAGQQAEMAKRARNGRHIVVADAGHVVHHDQPEVYRGAVEAFLSGIARP, encoded by the coding sequence ATGCCCGTTCGATCTTCGCTGGCGTCGAGCGTTGTCGATTTCGGTGGGCATGGGCGGCCGATAGTCCTGTTGCACGGTCTCATGGGGCGGGCGACGACGTGGTGGTCGGTGGCGCAGTGGCTCACCGCCCACGGTCACGTCGTGGGCCTCGACGCCAGGGGACACGGCCGGGCGCGTCGCCGGGGTTCGTGGACCACCGAGGAGTTCGCCGAGGACGTCGTGAACCTGGTGGAGGACCTGGACGAGGGGCCTGCCGTGCTCGTCGGGCACTCCATGGGCGGGTTGCACGCGTGGGTGGCGGCCGCGATGCGCCCGGAACTGGCGGCCGGTGTCGTGACGGAGGACATGGCCGTTGACCGGCGGGGCGACACCGTGGACGTCTGGCGCGCCTACTTCGAGTCGTGGCCGGTGCCGTTCCGCTCGCTGGCGCACGTGTCGGAGTTCTTCGGCAGCCTGGGCGACTACTTCGTCGAGTGCGTGGAGGAACGCGACGACGGCTACCACCTGATCGCGGACCTGGAGGACCTGTACGTCATCGCCACGGAATGGGGTCAGCGGGACTACTGGTCCTACCTCGAGGCGGTGCGCTGCCCGATGCTCGTGATCGAGGCCGAACGCACGAGCATGCCGGCGGGGCAGCAGGCCGAGATGGCGAAACGTGCACGGAACGGGCGGCACATCGTGGTGGCCGATGCGGGCCACGTCGTGCACCACGACCAGCCGGAGGTCTACCGGGGAGCTGTCGAGGCGTTCCTGTCCGGAATCGCGCGCCCCTGA
- a CDS encoding beta-class carbonic anhydrase — MTAIDKLLDRNREIGNIVPGDRSSPRPSLNVAILTCMDARIRVFEIFGLLQGEAHVLRNAGGVVTDDMIRSLSLSQRKLGTREVLVVQHTDCGLNTVTEDSFKDELEAASGMRPPWAVEAFRDVDANVRQSVQRVRRNPYLLHTDLVRGFVYDVKTGELREVD; from the coding sequence ATGACCGCGATCGACAAGCTCCTGGACCGCAACCGAGAGATCGGCAACATCGTGCCCGGCGACCGGTCGTCGCCGCGCCCTTCTCTCAATGTTGCGATCCTGACCTGCATGGACGCGCGAATCCGCGTCTTCGAGATCTTCGGGCTGCTGCAGGGCGAGGCACACGTGCTGCGCAACGCGGGCGGTGTCGTCACCGACGACATGATCCGGTCGCTCTCGCTCAGTCAGCGCAAGCTGGGCACTCGTGAGGTGCTGGTCGTGCAGCACACCGACTGTGGTCTGAACACGGTCACCGAGGACAGTTTCAAAGACGAGCTGGAGGCCGCCAGCGGCATGCGACCGCCGTGGGCGGTGGAGGCGTTCCGCGACGTCGACGCCAACGTTCGGCAGTCCGTGCAGCGGGTCAGGCGCAACCCGTACCTGCTGCACACCGACCTGGTACGCGGGTTCGTCTACGACGTGAAGACCGGGGAGCTCCGCGAGGTCGACTGA
- a CDS encoding DivIVA domain-containing protein, translating into MVEAQASPTQATNAAFATAFRGYDQAQVDEHIKKLNAELANAARHRDEAGASVAELTKALSYAQKELSDTKNALARMVEDPAGPAAMTERVKTMMRLAEEEIAELRAKADADAANVRDAADAYAEKTRKKAQAEAEKLAAEAAAERERLDKEAEERREQQRKTTEAELAAQRKKVEHEAAELKRTTEQRADAMITEAETRLAEARALRKEAYELRAAVLDRLTSSRSALQQAVERLGADPSPAEIEAQDGDDNAGKKAKQSA; encoded by the coding sequence ATGGTTGAAGCGCAGGCATCCCCCACACAGGCGACAAATGCGGCGTTCGCAACCGCCTTTCGCGGTTACGACCAGGCCCAAGTGGACGAACACATCAAGAAACTGAACGCCGAGCTCGCCAACGCGGCACGTCACCGGGACGAGGCAGGAGCGTCGGTCGCGGAACTGACGAAGGCGCTGAGCTACGCGCAGAAGGAGCTCAGCGACACCAAGAACGCGCTCGCCCGCATGGTCGAGGACCCGGCGGGGCCCGCCGCCATGACCGAACGGGTCAAGACCATGATGCGGCTCGCGGAGGAGGAGATCGCGGAGCTGAGGGCGAAGGCGGACGCCGACGCCGCGAACGTGCGGGATGCCGCCGACGCCTACGCCGAGAAGACGCGGAAGAAGGCGCAGGCCGAGGCGGAGAAGCTCGCCGCCGAAGCCGCGGCGGAGCGTGAGCGTCTGGACAAGGAGGCGGAGGAGCGGCGTGAGCAGCAGCGGAAGACCACCGAGGCCGAGCTCGCCGCGCAACGGAAGAAGGTCGAGCACGAGGCCGCCGAACTGAAGCGGACCACGGAACAGCGGGCCGACGCGATGATCACTGAGGCGGAGACCAGGCTGGCCGAGGCTCGGGCGCTGCGCAAGGAGGCCTACGAACTGCGGGCCGCGGTGCTCGACCGGCTCACCTCCAGCCGCTCGGCGCTGCAGCAGGCCGTCGAACGGCTCGGGGCCGACCCGAGTCCGGCGGAGATCGAGGCTCAGGACGGTGACGACAACGCCGGGAAGAAGGCGAAGCAGTCCGCGTGA
- a CDS encoding LacI family DNA-binding transcriptional regulator: MNRPMRTRRGATLASLAAELGVSRTTVSNAYNRPDQLSPELRRRVLETARRLGYPGPDPVARSLRTRKAGAVGLLLTENLSYAFRDPAAVGVLEGLALACEDAGVGLHLVPASPGKEEVAAVHRAGVDGFVVYSVPDDDPHLAAALSRPVPTVIVDQPQLDGIDRVSPDDETAIVQVADHVVGLGHRQIGVLCMRLGRDRNDGFASRDRQRQAHYHVQRTRLAALARTFEAAGVDWNTVPVVERFDHTVDDGATAARQLLDAHPRVTALICTSDILALGALAEAGRRGLRVPADLTITGFDGIAEASRAGLTTVHQPVLEKGRAAGKLLLGASDRVSPKLITLPTELRVGTTSAPPRTAEEQWFGP; encoded by the coding sequence ATGAACCGGCCGATGCGAACCAGGCGAGGCGCGACGCTCGCGTCGCTCGCCGCTGAGCTGGGCGTGTCCAGGACCACTGTGTCCAATGCGTACAACCGGCCGGACCAACTGTCCCCGGAGTTGCGCCGACGGGTGCTGGAGACGGCCCGCCGCCTCGGCTACCCCGGTCCCGACCCCGTGGCCAGGTCACTGCGCACGCGCAAGGCGGGCGCGGTGGGGCTGCTACTCACCGAGAACCTCTCCTACGCGTTCCGCGACCCAGCGGCCGTGGGCGTGCTCGAAGGTCTCGCGCTCGCCTGCGAGGACGCGGGCGTCGGCCTTCACCTCGTCCCGGCCAGCCCCGGCAAGGAAGAGGTCGCCGCGGTGCACCGCGCGGGGGTCGACGGGTTCGTCGTGTACTCCGTTCCGGACGACGACCCCCACCTGGCCGCCGCGCTGTCCCGCCCGGTGCCCACCGTCATCGTCGACCAACCCCAACTCGACGGAATCGACCGCGTGTCCCCCGACGACGAAACCGCCATCGTGCAGGTGGCCGACCACGTCGTCGGCCTCGGCCACCGGCAGATCGGCGTGCTGTGCATGCGCCTCGGCCGCGACCGCAACGACGGCTTCGCCTCCCGCGACCGGCAGCGACAGGCCCACTACCACGTCCAGCGCACTCGCCTGGCCGCGCTGGCCAGGACGTTCGAGGCCGCGGGCGTCGACTGGAACACCGTGCCGGTCGTCGAGCGGTTCGACCACACCGTCGACGACGGAGCCACCGCCGCCAGGCAACTGCTCGACGCGCACCCTCGCGTCACCGCGCTCATCTGCACCTCCGACATCCTCGCCCTGGGTGCGCTCGCCGAGGCGGGCAGGCGGGGGCTCCGCGTCCCCGCCGATCTCACGATCACCGGTTTCGACGGCATCGCCGAGGCGTCCCGGGCCGGACTCACCACGGTTCACCAGCCCGTGCTCGAGAAGGGGCGCGCGGCGGGGAAGCTCCTGCTGGGAGCGAGTGACCGCGTGAGCCCCAAGCTGATCACCCTGCCCACCGAACTGCGGGTGGGCACCACGTCAGCGCCTCCGCGCACGGCCGAAGAACAATGGTTCGGGCCGTGA
- a CDS encoding metal ABC transporter solute-binding protein, Zn/Mn family, with product MHDTRRRSVAGVSLSAVLAVLVAACGGQDGAAQSEDGRIQVVASTNVWASVVAAVGGEHVEVTSIIEDPSADPHSYQAGAADAAEVASAELLVWNGGGYDDFFPQLAENSDAPTVVAVDQAQGRPEEGAEAHEHAEPEGHGHSHEHGHEHGNEHVWYDLPVVAGVADRLAAELGELLPQQKKVFEDNAADFTESIDELVHEVEGVAERHAGAKVAATEPLAQYLLSAAELEDITPHEFASAVENETDVPVAAQQRMLELVSGEADAVVRNTQTATPATEKIVEAAREAGTPVVDVTETLPEGRSDYISWMGAQVDALAKALDE from the coding sequence ATGCACGACACGCGTCGGCGATCGGTTGCCGGTGTCTCACTGTCAGCTGTACTCGCCGTGCTGGTGGCCGCCTGCGGTGGGCAGGACGGCGCGGCGCAGAGTGAGGACGGCCGGATACAGGTGGTCGCCTCCACGAACGTGTGGGCGAGTGTCGTCGCCGCTGTCGGCGGCGAGCACGTGGAGGTGACCTCGATCATCGAGGATCCCTCCGCCGACCCGCACTCGTACCAAGCCGGGGCCGCCGACGCGGCCGAGGTGGCCTCCGCCGAACTGCTCGTCTGGAACGGCGGCGGTTACGACGACTTCTTCCCGCAACTCGCCGAGAACAGCGACGCCCCGACGGTCGTGGCCGTCGACCAGGCGCAGGGCCGGCCCGAGGAAGGCGCCGAAGCCCACGAACACGCCGAGCCGGAGGGGCACGGCCACTCCCACGAGCATGGGCACGAGCACGGCAACGAGCACGTCTGGTACGACCTTCCGGTCGTGGCGGGCGTCGCCGACCGGCTGGCCGCCGAACTGGGTGAACTCCTGCCTCAGCAGAAGAAGGTGTTCGAGGACAACGCCGCCGACTTCACCGAGAGCATCGACGAGCTGGTGCACGAGGTCGAAGGGGTCGCCGAGCGCCATGCGGGTGCGAAGGTGGCGGCCACCGAGCCTCTCGCGCAGTACCTGTTGAGCGCCGCCGAGCTCGAGGACATCACCCCACACGAGTTCGCCTCGGCCGTGGAGAACGAGACCGACGTGCCCGTCGCCGCGCAGCAACGGATGCTGGAGCTGGTCTCCGGCGAGGCCGACGCGGTGGTGCGCAACACCCAGACGGCCACGCCCGCCACCGAGAAGATCGTCGAGGCCGCACGGGAGGCCGGGACACCGGTCGTCGACGTCACCGAGACGCTTCCCGAGGGGCGGAGCGACTACATTTCTTGGATGGGCGCGCAGGTCGACGCGCTGGCGAAGGCACTGGACGAGTGA
- a CDS encoding peptidoglycan recognition protein family protein, whose amino-acid sequence MAEKPVIDRRTLLVGGGLAVTALGTALTVPAQASPRPRPVEAPNMYGTAVWGARPPREPITLLNHKPTYIVVHHTVEPGNTDDYSLDRAFAISRSIQNFHMDSRGWIDTGQQFTISRGGFITEGRHRSIEALRGGTQHVLGANVANHNSEIVGIENEGLYMEVDVPETLWLSLVALVSYMASQYGVSPELIRGHRDFNATACPGDVLYARLPELRQAVADRLGVTFRQPEPTPLLRPGDTGDDVRLAQQRLRARGYDVAVDGVFGDETRDAVAAFAASNGLSEPTCQACARADERGYLGADVWERLAPR is encoded by the coding sequence ATGGCCGAGAAGCCCGTCATCGATCGTCGCACGTTGTTGGTGGGCGGCGGACTCGCCGTCACCGCGCTGGGTACCGCCCTGACCGTTCCCGCCCAGGCCTCCCCACGCCCACGTCCGGTGGAGGCCCCGAACATGTACGGCACCGCCGTCTGGGGCGCCCGCCCACCCCGGGAACCCATCACCCTGCTGAACCACAAGCCGACCTACATCGTCGTCCACCACACCGTGGAGCCGGGCAACACCGACGACTACTCGCTCGACCGCGCGTTCGCGATCTCGCGGAGCATCCAGAACTTCCACATGGACTCGCGAGGTTGGATCGACACCGGTCAGCAGTTCACGATCAGCCGCGGCGGCTTCATCACGGAGGGCAGGCACCGCAGCATCGAGGCGCTGCGAGGCGGAACACAGCACGTGCTGGGCGCCAACGTCGCCAACCACAACAGCGAGATCGTCGGTATCGAGAACGAGGGCCTCTACATGGAGGTCGACGTGCCGGAGACACTGTGGCTCTCGCTCGTCGCGCTGGTGTCGTACATGGCCTCGCAGTACGGCGTGAGCCCGGAGCTCATCCGGGGGCATCGCGACTTCAACGCCACCGCCTGCCCGGGCGACGTCCTGTACGCCCGGCTGCCGGAGTTGCGGCAGGCCGTGGCCGACCGTCTCGGCGTGACGTTCCGCCAACCCGAACCGACGCCACTGCTGCGACCCGGCGACACAGGTGACGACGTGCGCCTCGCACAGCAACGGCTGCGGGCACGCGGCTACGACGTGGCCGTCGACGGCGTGTTCGGCGACGAGACCCGCGACGCGGTGGCGGCGTTCGCCGCGAGCAACGGCCTGAGCGAACCGACCTGCCAGGCGTGCGCCCGGGCCGACGAGCGCGGCTACCTCGGCGCCGACGTGTGGGAGCGCCTGGCACCCCGGTGA